A genomic region of Micromonospora sp. NBC_01796 contains the following coding sequences:
- a CDS encoding NPP1 family protein, giving the protein MAALGILIPAAPAFADPLQNLPANAGGYEASFSPAYDYDGDGCYAVAAISPDGTTNPGLNTTGAINGSCRDQSDLDNSQTYARSKCNNGWCAIVYASYFEKDQAVHGSGLGGHRHDWEHVISWVNQASNQVEYVTTTQHSSQRTYPRSQVRFDGSHPKAVYHKDGASTHFFRLANASDDPPENHYHNWRYPPVVDWNGWPSTQLRDRLMNANFGSATIKIKDGSFEYLLNVSMPAGIPFNPQG; this is encoded by the coding sequence GTGGCCGCCCTCGGGATCCTGATCCCCGCGGCGCCGGCCTTCGCCGATCCGCTGCAGAACCTGCCGGCGAACGCCGGAGGGTACGAGGCGTCGTTCTCGCCCGCCTACGACTACGACGGCGACGGGTGTTACGCCGTCGCGGCCATCAGTCCGGACGGCACGACCAACCCCGGTCTGAACACCACCGGGGCCATCAACGGCAGTTGCCGGGACCAGTCCGATCTGGACAACTCGCAGACGTACGCCCGGTCGAAGTGCAACAACGGCTGGTGCGCGATCGTCTACGCCAGCTACTTCGAGAAGGACCAGGCCGTGCACGGCAGCGGCCTCGGCGGCCACCGGCACGACTGGGAGCACGTCATCTCCTGGGTCAACCAGGCATCCAACCAGGTCGAGTACGTGACCACCACGCAGCACAGCAGCCAGCGCACCTACCCCCGCTCGCAGGTACGTTTCGACGGGTCGCACCCGAAGGCCGTCTACCACAAGGACGGCGCGTCGACACACTTCTTCCGGCTCGCCAACGCCAGCGACGACCCGCCGGAGAACCACTACCACAACTGGCGCTATCCGCCCGTCGTGGATTGGAACGGGTGGCCCAGCACCCAACTGCGGGACAGGTTGATGAACGCCAACTTCGGCTCCGCGACCATCAAGATCAAGGACGGCTCGTTCGAGTACCTGCTGAACGTGTCCATGCCCGCCGGGATCCCGTTCAACCCGCAGGGCTGA
- a CDS encoding AAA family ATPase, translating to MLATVPPATSDAPSGPAHAPRLDIAADLLALLRDTTTEPRPDTQLEALTLAVAADLPVLLWGEPGIGKTAAMTQLAAALDLPLTTVIASVHEPSDFSGLPVVGDDPALQGVPMAPPDWAVRLVRAGRGLLFLDELSTAPPAVQAALLRLVLERRVGALRLPPEVRIVAAANPRSSAADGWELSPPLANRFVHLQWTYDHEVVVRGLGGTWPRASLPGLDPACLSDAVAFARRAVCGFLVARPGLVHRLPNTEARRGGPWPSPRSWEMALCLIAFATAAGTSREVLSMLVRGTVGDGPGLELLASLDRMDLPDPEVLLADPAAAELPERGDLRQAVLDGVVDAVRTRPEKSRWDAAWAVLVRALDTGAPDLVVVPATTLAAQRQAGWDVPDSIERLAGVVSLTRRADSAGTRVAASRR from the coding sequence ATGCTCGCAACCGTTCCGCCCGCCACCAGCGACGCGCCCTCCGGCCCGGCCCATGCGCCCCGGCTCGACATCGCCGCCGATCTGCTCGCACTCCTGCGCGACACCACCACCGAACCACGCCCCGACACGCAATTGGAGGCGCTGACCCTGGCCGTGGCAGCCGACCTGCCGGTGCTGCTCTGGGGGGAGCCGGGAATCGGCAAGACGGCTGCCATGACGCAGCTCGCCGCTGCCCTCGACCTGCCGTTGACCACGGTGATCGCGAGCGTGCACGAACCCTCCGACTTCTCCGGCCTGCCCGTTGTCGGCGACGACCCCGCCCTGCAGGGTGTCCCGATGGCGCCGCCGGACTGGGCCGTACGTCTGGTCCGGGCCGGCCGAGGACTACTGTTCCTGGACGAGCTGTCCACCGCACCACCGGCGGTCCAGGCCGCCCTCCTCCGGCTCGTTCTCGAACGGCGGGTCGGTGCCCTGCGGCTACCTCCCGAAGTCCGGATCGTGGCTGCCGCCAATCCACGGTCCTCCGCGGCCGACGGCTGGGAACTGAGCCCGCCGCTGGCCAACCGGTTCGTGCATCTGCAGTGGACCTACGATCACGAGGTCGTGGTACGCGGCCTGGGCGGCACCTGGCCGAGGGCATCGCTGCCGGGGCTCGATCCGGCGTGCCTGTCCGACGCCGTGGCGTTCGCCCGGCGCGCGGTCTGCGGATTCCTCGTCGCCCGTCCCGGGCTCGTACACCGTCTGCCGAACACCGAGGCCCGGCGTGGTGGGCCCTGGCCCTCACCCCGCAGTTGGGAAATGGCGCTGTGCCTGATCGCCTTCGCCACCGCCGCAGGCACCTCACGGGAGGTGCTGTCCATGCTGGTCAGGGGAACGGTGGGGGACGGTCCGGGGCTGGAGCTGCTGGCGAGTCTGGACCGGATGGACCTCCCGGACCCGGAGGTGCTGCTTGCCGACCCGGCGGCGGCCGAGTTGCCCGAGCGGGGCGACCTGCGCCAGGCCGTACTTGACGGTGTGGTGGACGCGGTGCGGACACGTCCGGAGAAGTCCCGCTGGGATGCCGCGTGGGCCGTGCTGGTCCGGGCACTGGACACCGGCGCCCCGGACCTGGTGGTCGTCCCCGCGACCACGCTCGCCGCGCAACGCCAGGCCGGATGGGACGTGCCGGACTCGATCGAAAGGCTCGCCGGGGTGGTGTCCCTGACCCGCAGGGCAGACAGTGCCGGGACACGGGTCGCGGCGAGCCGCCGATGA
- a CDS encoding vWA domain-containing protein, giving the protein MTNTTEEALDLEKLFAARLLAARVRPYLAAALFALHPVRSRLVPTMAVDRHWRCYVSSAFVDRTPVEELAGVWVHEVSHLLRDHHGRGDRVALERGLTGPGERLRMNIAADCEINDDVYGDGLTRPVGSVDPKLLGLSDGELMEDYLRQFRLGPYTQGLVWLDCGSGADGLEREWDLGPDGAHGLSAQERDAVRFRVAQGIVGRPGDTPKGWRRWAEEAFHPPQPWRDLLGAAIRSAASGPGTGQDYTYGRPSRRSASLPGVILPSLRRRPPRVSVVIDTSGSVSDAELGSALLEVAAIARAVGGRRDLVTVLSCDAAARTVHPLCRAEGIPLLGGGGTDLRTGFATALRSRPWPDVMVILTDGQTPWPDTRPPCRTVVGLFPRSRGAGSWSEDNPDYVPDAPPEWARVVVIGSVPAAHG; this is encoded by the coding sequence ATGACAAACACCACCGAGGAGGCGCTGGACCTCGAGAAACTCTTCGCCGCCCGGCTGCTCGCCGCCCGGGTACGGCCCTATCTGGCAGCGGCGTTGTTCGCACTGCACCCGGTCCGGTCGCGGCTGGTGCCGACGATGGCGGTGGACAGACACTGGCGGTGCTACGTCTCGTCGGCGTTCGTGGATCGGACGCCAGTCGAGGAGTTGGCAGGGGTATGGGTGCACGAGGTCTCCCACCTGCTGCGCGACCATCACGGCCGCGGCGACCGGGTCGCGCTGGAACGCGGGCTGACCGGGCCGGGTGAACGGCTGCGGATGAACATCGCCGCGGACTGCGAGATCAACGACGACGTGTACGGGGATGGGCTGACCCGCCCCGTGGGCTCCGTCGACCCGAAGCTCCTGGGACTGTCCGACGGGGAGTTGATGGAGGACTACCTGCGCCAGTTCCGGCTCGGACCGTACACGCAGGGCCTGGTGTGGCTGGACTGCGGCAGTGGGGCCGACGGGCTGGAGCGGGAGTGGGACCTCGGCCCGGACGGCGCGCACGGCCTCAGTGCGCAGGAACGCGACGCGGTCCGGTTCCGGGTGGCACAGGGCATCGTCGGACGTCCCGGAGACACCCCGAAGGGGTGGCGGCGGTGGGCCGAGGAGGCGTTCCACCCCCCGCAGCCGTGGCGGGACCTGCTGGGGGCGGCGATCCGCTCGGCGGCCTCCGGCCCCGGTACGGGTCAGGATTACACGTACGGTCGCCCGTCGCGACGGTCCGCGAGCCTGCCCGGCGTCATCCTGCCGAGCCTGCGACGCAGGCCGCCGCGGGTCTCCGTGGTCATCGACACCTCCGGTTCGGTGAGTGACGCCGAACTGGGCAGCGCACTGCTCGAGGTCGCCGCGATCGCCCGCGCCGTGGGTGGCCGGCGCGACCTGGTCACCGTGCTGTCGTGCGACGCGGCGGCCCGGACCGTGCACCCGCTGTGCCGTGCCGAGGGAATCCCCCTGTTGGGAGGCGGGGGGACGGACCTGCGTACGGGATTCGCCACAGCGCTCCGATCGAGGCCCTGGCCGGATGTCATGGTGATCCTGACCGACGGGCAGACGCCCTGGCCCGATACACGACCACCGTGCCGGACGGTGGTGGGACTGTTCCCCCGGAGCAGGGGCGCCGGATCGTGGAGCGAGGACAATCCCGACTACGTGCCGGACGCACCGCCCGAGTGGGCGCGGGTGGTCGTCATCGGGTCCGTCCCCGCTGCTCACGGGTAG
- a CDS encoding pectate lyase family protein, giving the protein MRRPVALRLQAALATAAVGAAIVVALPTPQASAAAGSATGYATQNGGTTGGAGGQTVRATTGTAIHAALCGRASSSTPIIIEVTGTINHGNTTKVSGDSCNTAAGVIELKQISNVTIIGVGSGAVFDQLGIHIRDSSNIIIRNVTVRNVKKSGSPTSNGGDAIGMESTVRNVWVDHATLEASGGESEGFDGLFDMKDDTQYVTLSYSILRNSGRGGLIGSSESDRGNGFITFHHNLYENIDSRTPLLRGGIAHIYNNSYVSLHESGINSRAGARAKVENNHFRNSKDVLGTFYTDEAGYWQVAGNIFDNVTWSSPGSDNNPAGPNPQSNTTVSIPYSYSLDGASCVPDIVRQTAGANTGLQESNGNCSPQTPSPTPTRPTPTPNTPTTTPPTPTPTAPTPTPPSGTNLSIGAGSDGSSKASGTGYGDVRDGNLSTYWSPAGSTGDISIKWGSATTVSRINIREASGAVGYIGSWQVINHGTGAVLTSGSGAGVITFPSTSLSKITFRITSSTGTPRVAEFETYAG; this is encoded by the coding sequence ATGAGACGACCAGTCGCACTGCGACTCCAGGCGGCGCTGGCCACGGCGGCCGTCGGGGCCGCGATCGTGGTTGCCCTGCCGACACCCCAGGCGTCGGCAGCGGCCGGCAGCGCCACCGGCTACGCCACGCAGAACGGTGGGACCACCGGCGGCGCGGGCGGACAGACGGTGCGGGCCACCACGGGGACCGCGATCCATGCGGCCCTGTGCGGTCGGGCCAGTAGCAGCACCCCGATCATCATCGAGGTGACCGGGACGATCAACCACGGCAACACCACCAAGGTGTCGGGCGACAGCTGCAACACCGCCGCCGGCGTGATCGAACTCAAGCAGATCAGCAACGTCACGATCATCGGGGTGGGCAGCGGAGCCGTCTTCGACCAGTTGGGCATCCACATCCGCGACTCCAGCAACATCATCATCCGGAACGTGACCGTACGGAACGTCAAGAAGTCGGGCTCGCCCACGTCCAACGGTGGTGACGCGATCGGGATGGAGAGCACCGTCCGCAACGTCTGGGTCGACCACGCCACCCTGGAGGCCTCGGGCGGGGAGTCGGAGGGTTTCGACGGCCTGTTCGACATGAAGGACGACACCCAGTACGTGACCCTGTCCTACAGCATCCTGCGCAACTCCGGCCGTGGTGGGCTGATCGGGTCCAGTGAGAGCGACCGCGGGAACGGTTTCATCACCTTCCACCACAACCTGTACGAGAACATCGACTCCCGTACGCCGTTGTTGCGTGGCGGCATCGCGCACATCTACAACAACTCGTACGTGAGCCTGCACGAGTCCGGCATCAACTCCCGGGCCGGGGCGCGGGCCAAGGTGGAGAACAACCATTTCAGGAACTCCAAGGACGTCCTGGGTACCTTCTACACCGACGAGGCGGGCTACTGGCAGGTCGCCGGCAACATCTTCGACAACGTGACCTGGTCCAGCCCCGGCAGCGACAACAACCCCGCCGGCCCCAACCCGCAGTCGAACACCACCGTCAGCATCCCGTACTCCTACAGCCTCGACGGGGCGAGCTGCGTGCCGGACATCGTCCGCCAGACGGCGGGTGCCAACACGGGACTGCAGGAGTCGAACGGCAACTGCTCACCGCAGACACCGTCGCCGACACCAACCCGCCCCACACCCACGCCGAACACTCCCACCACGACGCCGCCGACTCCGACTCCGACCGCGCCGACTCCGACGCCGCCCAGCGGGACGAACCTCAGCATCGGGGCGGGCTCCGACGGCTCCAGCAAGGCCAGTGGCACCGGCTACGGCGACGTACGCGACGGCAACCTGAGCACCTACTGGTCACCGGCCGGCTCGACCGGCGACATCTCGATCAAGTGGGGTTCCGCCACCACGGTGTCCCGGATCAACATCCGGGAGGCGTCGGGCGCCGTGGGTTACATCGGGTCATGGCAGGTCATCAACCACGGCACCGGTGCCGTCCTGACCTCCGGCAGCGGGGCGGGCGTCATCACCTTCCCCTCGACCTCTCTCAGCAAGATCACCTTCAGGATCACCAGCTCGACCGGCACGCCGAGGGTCGCCGAGTTCGAGACGTACGCCGGATAG
- a CDS encoding right-handed parallel beta-helix repeat-containing protein, with protein MDRQDVPRSRRRRWQWVAGAVALFSVAAAMFGQLAFAATLFSDNFEDGNADGWSKSGGTWAVVADGSRALQQSNVGSANAREFSGSTSWAAYTVTARVKPTAFGSGGLVGLLARAKSSTTFYRLALLPGNRVQLQVVNSGTVTVLADANRTVSTGTWYTLGLTVSGSNITATVDGAVVGSGTSGVAATGRIGVQTLYATASFDDVTVGDTGTTNPTPTTAGSTPTSTPTSAPPTSQPPTNSLIVAPNGSDANPGTVAAPLATLGRAVSLATPGTTIALRGGTYQFSTNVQIMKDGTAANPYTITSYNGEKVILDGENLPHTPAPLNGSIPNAERGVLHMEADYWRIRDLEIIHGPYAIFCRDCNNNVFDRLVTRDNYESGLQIQGAASNNQVLNLDSYGNRDPRKNGESADGLAIKEGGGSGNVVRGARLWNNVDDGFDAWLFTSPILIENSVAWGNGVDRWGFPDFAGDGNGFKMGGGDPDPPANHTIRNSIAFDNAQGGFIDNGNPGSIRVERNTAWRNGDGGFKFANSTSVLTANLAVANGAGVSLGSSTGSGNSWDIKSTWSAADLASTDPATITGPRNPDGSIRTSSFLRPTAYPNLGAQI; from the coding sequence ATGGATCGACAGGACGTTCCGCGATCACGACGCCGGCGCTGGCAGTGGGTTGCCGGCGCGGTGGCTCTCTTCAGCGTGGCGGCGGCGATGTTCGGCCAACTGGCCTTCGCCGCCACGTTGTTCAGCGACAACTTCGAGGACGGCAACGCCGACGGATGGTCGAAGTCCGGCGGGACCTGGGCGGTGGTGGCCGACGGGTCCCGGGCGTTGCAGCAGAGCAACGTCGGCAGCGCGAACGCCCGCGAGTTCAGCGGATCGACGAGCTGGGCGGCGTACACCGTCACCGCTCGGGTCAAGCCCACCGCGTTCGGATCGGGCGGCCTGGTCGGCCTGCTGGCCCGGGCCAAGAGCTCGACCACCTTCTACCGGCTGGCGTTGCTGCCCGGCAACCGGGTCCAGCTCCAGGTGGTCAACAGCGGTACGGTGACCGTCCTCGCCGACGCCAACCGCACCGTCTCGACCGGAACCTGGTACACCCTCGGGTTGACGGTGTCCGGCAGCAACATCACCGCCACCGTGGACGGTGCGGTGGTCGGCTCGGGCACCAGCGGGGTCGCGGCCACCGGTCGGATAGGGGTGCAGACCCTCTACGCGACCGCGTCCTTCGACGACGTGACGGTCGGGGACACCGGTACGACAAATCCGACCCCCACCACGGCCGGCTCGACTCCCACCAGTACCCCGACCTCGGCACCGCCGACGAGTCAGCCGCCAACGAACTCCCTGATCGTGGCTCCGAACGGCAGCGATGCCAATCCCGGCACCGTCGCCGCGCCACTGGCGACCCTGGGCCGGGCGGTCAGCCTGGCCACCCCGGGCACCACGATCGCGCTGCGCGGCGGCACCTACCAGTTCAGCACCAACGTCCAGATCATGAAGGACGGAACCGCCGCCAACCCGTACACCATCACCAGCTACAACGGTGAGAAGGTCATCCTGGACGGGGAGAACCTCCCGCACACCCCCGCGCCACTCAACGGCAGCATCCCGAACGCCGAACGCGGCGTGCTGCACATGGAAGCCGACTACTGGCGGATCCGCGACCTGGAGATCATCCACGGCCCGTACGCCATCTTCTGCCGCGACTGCAACAACAACGTCTTCGATCGCCTGGTCACCCGGGACAACTACGAGTCGGGTCTGCAGATCCAGGGCGCCGCGAGCAACAACCAGGTGCTCAACCTCGACAGCTACGGCAACCGTGATCCGCGCAAGAACGGGGAGAGCGCCGACGGCCTGGCGATCAAGGAAGGCGGCGGCAGCGGCAACGTCGTACGCGGTGCCCGGCTGTGGAACAACGTCGACGACGGCTTCGACGCCTGGCTGTTCACCTCACCCATCCTGATCGAGAACTCCGTCGCCTGGGGCAACGGTGTGGACCGGTGGGGATTCCCCGACTTCGCCGGCGACGGCAACGGCTTCAAGATGGGCGGCGGCGACCCCGATCCGCCGGCCAACCACACCATCCGCAACAGCATTGCGTTCGACAACGCCCAGGGCGGCTTCATCGACAACGGCAACCCCGGTTCCATCCGGGTCGAACGCAACACCGCCTGGCGCAACGGCGACGGTGGCTTCAAGTTCGCGAACTCCACCTCGGTCCTCACCGCCAACCTGGCCGTCGCCAACGGGGCCGGTGTCTCCCTCGGCTCGTCGACCGGCAGCGGCAACTCCTGGGACATCAAGAGCACCTGGAGCGCGGCCGACCTCGCCAGTACCGATCCCGCCACCATCACCGGACCACGCAACCCCGACGGCAGCATCCGCACGTCCTCCTTCCTCCGCCCGACCGCCTACCCCAACCTGGGCGCACAGATCTGA
- a CDS encoding pectate lyase has translation MFPRPSVRRRWGRWSLVTGAVAALIAGTIGFSHTAQAATVFGDNFEDGNTSDWSKSGGTWAVVADGSQAVRQSNAGSENARLFNGSTSWTAYTVQARVKPLSLASGGHVGLLARASGSTTFYRLALLPGNQVQLQAVKGSTVTVIGGVSRTVATGTWYTLAIEVNGTTVRATVDGTQIAQGSSSVSATGRIGLQTVYATATYDDVSVTTSGTTPPTANPTTTPNNPPTTSAPPPTTTWPTPTGNAPVNNGTIQVTGTFDGGMRRYCCIGDGGQGESQDPVFKLAAGATIQNVILGAPAGDGIHCEGNCTIRNVWWEDVGEDAATFRGGTTYNVIGGGARAASDKVFQHNGSGTVHITGFYAENIGKLYRGCGNCSTSYQRHVVMDNVTVRNADAVAGINTNWGDTARFTRITIYGDATVCQKYRGVSSGNEPVLIGEGADGVNCIYSSSDITYR, from the coding sequence ATGTTCCCTCGTCCCTCGGTCCGCCGACGATGGGGTCGGTGGTCGCTGGTCACCGGCGCGGTCGCGGCGCTGATCGCCGGCACCATCGGCTTCAGCCACACGGCGCAGGCCGCCACCGTCTTCGGCGACAACTTCGAGGACGGCAACACCAGCGACTGGTCCAAGTCGGGCGGTACCTGGGCGGTCGTCGCAGACGGTTCCCAGGCGGTGCGGCAGTCCAACGCCGGCAGTGAGAACGCCCGGCTGTTCAACGGCTCGACCAGTTGGACGGCATACACCGTGCAGGCCCGGGTCAAGCCGCTGAGCCTCGCCTCGGGCGGCCACGTCGGGCTGCTCGCCCGGGCCAGCGGGTCCACGACGTTCTACCGGCTGGCGCTGCTGCCCGGCAACCAGGTGCAACTGCAGGCGGTGAAGGGCAGCACGGTGACCGTCATCGGCGGCGTCTCCCGTACGGTCGCCACCGGCACCTGGTACACCCTCGCGATCGAGGTCAACGGCACCACCGTACGGGCGACCGTGGACGGGACCCAGATCGCGCAGGGATCCAGTTCGGTCTCCGCCACCGGCCGGATCGGCCTGCAGACGGTGTACGCCACCGCCACGTACGACGACGTCTCCGTCACCACCTCGGGGACCACCCCGCCGACGGCGAACCCGACGACGACACCGAACAACCCGCCCACCACCTCGGCACCGCCGCCCACGACGACCTGGCCGACGCCGACCGGCAACGCGCCGGTCAACAACGGCACCATCCAGGTGACCGGCACCTTCGACGGCGGGATGCGTCGCTACTGCTGCATCGGTGACGGGGGCCAGGGCGAGAGTCAGGATCCGGTCTTCAAACTCGCCGCCGGTGCCACCATCCAGAACGTCATCCTCGGCGCGCCCGCCGGTGACGGCATCCACTGCGAGGGCAACTGCACCATCCGCAACGTCTGGTGGGAGGACGTGGGCGAGGACGCCGCCACCTTCCGCGGCGGCACCACGTACAACGTCATCGGTGGCGGCGCCCGAGCGGCGTCGGACAAGGTGTTCCAGCACAACGGCTCCGGAACGGTGCACATCACCGGCTTCTACGCCGAGAACATCGGCAAGCTCTACCGCGGCTGCGGCAACTGCTCCACGTCGTACCAGCGTCACGTGGTCATGGACAACGTGACGGTGCGCAACGCCGACGCCGTCGCCGGTATCAACACCAACTGGGGTGACACGGCGCGCTTCACCCGGATCACCATCTACGGCGACGCCACCGTCTGCCAGAAGTACCGCGGCGTGTCCAGCGGCAACGAACCCGTCCTGATCGGCGAGGGCGCGGACGGCGTCAACTGCATCTACAGCAGTTCCGACATCACCTACCGCTAG